Proteins co-encoded in one Gossypium arboreum isolate Shixiya-1 chromosome 11, ASM2569848v2, whole genome shotgun sequence genomic window:
- the LOC108465829 gene encoding uncharacterized protein LOC108465829, with amino-acid sequence MESKTLTIIKARKQLVFMFNSLRGMLQPVKAFQFFLVLSCTLFCLITCEPCAVSGMPKTDEYEGCEYYGDAHHVGFQETIIDSTHSQSDMGTFTTRLSVERVCSDSHSFCFPSTLPGFLTEESTLEVGGLEVSRSQSDSASSFAEQSNLRVQASNSSWLSDHSMFKLLNGRTVSCSVYSKAGIHEFSSINTDGANQNDISCKGPLLSQKSTSVRMEKNKEVTKLSSFDGLSSPNVEINPPIMDWGHKYLFLPSVAYLTVANTCNDSILHIHEPFSTNIQFYPCNFSEVLLGPGEVASICFVFLPRWVGLSSAHLVLQTSSGGLLVQARGFAVESPYEIQPLVSLDIPSSRQLSKNLSLFNPFDETLYVEEITSWISVSLGNSAHHTEAVCSVENFKGYNGQSLLGAEDWLVMNSDKYGFPIMAMRPSRKWEINPLSRETIVEIDLSPESEGKVFGAFCMQLQRSSQDSSDIIMVPLEVDLGTKASYIDHASSLSVSLDGLVPNDGSGTVFVAISLKNFAPYVLSIVKIDEVADAKVFHIKYVEGLLLYPGAVTQVAVIACTKLSSEVHDSSFEVSNMINSCKLLLMTNESISPQIEVSCEEIIHVCVEHQENLSMVYEHQSEIVKSGNTSTGTLRVGMQLASGAKVLQTAEVDELILANWKSQGASGGMSVLDDQEVLFPMVQVGSHCSKWITVKNPSMQPVVMQLILNSGEVIDECMSQDIFVKPPSGSLVHNSSTIPMRAGFSLGESAQTEAYVHPNGRASFGPILFHPSNRCGWTSSALIRNNLSGVEWLSLRGYGGSISLVLFEGSEPIQGVEFILNLPTSLNISPLQMLFHMEETSYACSQPFSKELYAKNTGDLPLEVKSIEVSGRKCVGYGFMVHSCEGFSLEPGESTKLLISYQPDFSAGMVHRDLELALATGIFVIPMKATLPLHMLNLCKKSAFWMRLKKLSIAILLSASLLFLLFCFVFHQAMILGSQDCFYKSEKNPISTTRSGGKCSRDQRNGRFSMSAEVDGLLSSVEGAKSLKDASNGRFPNDHVRNKEERFTNRNAKLTPENDSEVNSFLDPQREISLPSLPSKSAGAVNPDTKEAPQTGNLTIRIGKDKGRRRRKRKGGFKELIEVSSSQSGNSTPSSPHSPTSVASNRTWPLSPDVEQSIESRNPFTHLANQICEKGKVPQPISKANVLGPKVSVEHVSNNWYSSQEQPRIPRQNVSQPVLSYSATFPCASRATASTRSSSSPLASMSVIAPCARAPGSKLSDQKIIKAERKGRMEDEYTYDIWGDHFSGLHLNGSSRDVVAVNSSTTENNSDSFFVRGPQTLMEKSQPRSVSYFNRDG; translated from the exons ATGGAGTCTAAAACCCTAACGATCATCAAAGCTCGAAAACAGCTGGTCTTCATGTTCAACTCTCTCCg GGGGATGTTACAACCAGTTAAAGCATTCCAGTTCTTCTTGGTTCTGTCTTGTACCCTTTTTTGCTTAATTACATGTGAACCATGTGCTGTGAGTGGCATGCCAAAAACAGACGAATATGAGGGATGTGAGTACTATGGAGATGCTCACCATGTTGGTTTTCAAGAAACTATAATTGACTCTACACATTCGCAGTCTGACATGGGAACTTTTACAACTCGTTTAAGTGTTGAGAGGGTATGCAGTGATTCTCATTCGTTCTGTTTCCCTTCTACATTGCCTGGGTTTTTGACCGAAGAGAGTACACTTGAAGTAGGTGGTTTAGAAGTTTCTAGGAGTCAGTCTGATAGTGCTTCATCTTTTGCAGAACAAAGTAACCTTAGGGTGCAGGCAAGTAACAGCAGTTGGTTATCTGACCATAGtatgtttaaattattaaatgGCCGGACAGTTTCGTGTTCTGTATATTCAAAAGCTGGCATCCATGAGTTTTCATCAATTAATACTGATGGTGCTAATCAAAATGATATTTCTTGTAAAGGACCTTTACTAAGTCAGAAGAGTACCAGTGTTAGGATGGAAAAGAACAAAGAGGTGACCAAATTAAGTTCTTTTGATGGTTTATCTTCACCTAATGTAGAGATAAATCCTCCTATAATGGATTGGGGacacaaatatttatttttaccatCAGTGGCTTATTTGACAGTAGCAAATACGTGCAATGACAGCATTTTGCACATTCATGAACCATTCAGTACCAATATACAGTTCTATCCCTGCAATTTTAGTGAGGTTTTGCTTGGACCTGGTGAAGTAGCTTCaatatgttttgtttttttaCCTAGATGGGTGGGCTTGTCATCAGCTCACCTTGTCTTGCAGACAAGCTCTGGTGGTTTACTGGTTCAAGCTAGGGGGTTTGCTGTTGAGTCCCCATATGAGATTCAGCCATTAGTAAGCCTGGATATTCCTTCTAGTAGGCAGTTGAGTAAGAATTTGTCTTTGTTCAATCCTTTCGATGAAACCCTCTATGTGGAAGAAATAACTTCATGGATATCAGTTTCTCTTGGGAACTCTGCCCATCATACTGAAGCAGTTTGTAGTGTAGAAAACTTCAAGGGCTATAATGGGCAAAGCTTACTCGGTGCTGAGGATTGGTTGGTCATGAACAGTGATAAATATGGTTTTCCAATTATGGCTATGAGGCCGAGCAGGAAGTGGGAGATTAATCCTCTAAGCCGTGAGACCATTGTAGAGATTGATTTATCTCCTGAATCAGAAGGAAAAGTTTTTGGTGCTTTTTGCATGCAGTTGCAGAGGTCTTCACAAGACTCGTCTGATATAATTATGGTTCCTCTTGAAGTTGATTTGGGTACCAAAGCATCCTATATTGACCATGCAAGTTCTCTTTCAGTTTCTCTTGATGGTCTGGTGCCAAATGATGGCAGTGGAACTGTTTTTGTGGCCATCTCTTTGAAAAATTTTGCTCCTTATGTGCTGAGTATTGTCAAGATTGATGAAGTTGCAGATGCTAAGGTTTTCCATATCAAGTATGTGGAAGGGTTGCTGCTCTACCCTGGTGCTGTTACCCAGGTTGCTGTGATTGCTTGCACTAAACTATCAAGTGAGGTTCATGATTCTTCTTTTGAAGTATCCAACATGATCAACAGTTGTAAATTGCTGTTAATGACAAATGAATCTATTAGCCCTCAGATTGAAGTTTCTTGTGAGGAAATAATCCATGTTTGTGTGGAACATCAGGAAAATTTGTCCATGGTTTATGAACATCAGTCTGAAATTGTTAAATCTGGCAACACAAGCACAGGAACCTTGAGGGTTGGCATGCAACTGGCATCAGGGGCCAAG GTGTTACAGACAGCTGAAGTGGATGAATTGATACTTGCAAACTGGAAATCTCAAGGTGCTTCAGGTGGCATGTCAGTGCTTGATGATCAAGAGGTTCTGTTTCCAATGGTTCAAGTTGGAAGTCACTGCTCCAAGTGGATCACTGTGAAAAATCCTAGCATGCAGCCTGTTGTAATGCAACTCATTCTTAACTCAGGAGAAGTTATTGATGAATGTATGAGCCAAGATATTTTTGTGAAGCCCCCTTCTGGTAGCTTGGTTCACAATTCATCTACTATTCCTATGAGAGCTGGGTTCTCGTTAGGAGAGAGTGCACAGACAGAGGCCTATGTTCATCCTAATGGTAGAGCATCTTTTGGGCCGATATTATTTCACCCTTCAAATCGTTGTGGGTGGACAAGTTCAGCACTGATAAGGAACAACCTTTCTGGTgttgagtggttatctttgagGGGATATGGAGGGTCTATTTCTCTAGTCCTGTTCGAGGGTTCAGAACCCATCCAGGGTGTAGAATTTATCCTTAACTTGCCAACTTCCCTAAATATCTCTCCTCTACAAATGCTTTTTCACATGGAAGAGACTAGTTATGCATGTTCTCAGCCGTTTTCAAAAGAGCTTTATGCCAAGAATACTGGAGACTTGCCACTTGAGGTAAAAAGCATTGAAGTTTCAGGGAGGAAGTGTGTAGGTTATGGCTTTATGGTGCATAGTTGTGAAGGTTTCTCTCTTGAACCTGGAGAGTCAACAAAGCTTCTGATATCATACCAGCCAGATTTTTCAGCAGGTATGGTACATAGGGATCTTGAACTGGCTTTGGCTACAGGCATTTTTGTCATACCCATGAAGGCAACTCTCCCTCTGCATATGCTTAATCTTTGTAAGAAATCAGCGTTCTGGATGCGGCTAAAGAAACTCTCTATTGCAATTCTTCTTTCTGCTTCTTTATTGTTTCTCTTATTCTGTTTCGTTTTTCACCAAGCAATGATCTTGGGTTCCCAAGATTGCTTTTACAAGAGTGAGAAGAACCCGATCAGTACAACCCGGTCTGGAGGAAAATGTTCTCGTGATCAGAGAAATGGTAGGTTCTCTATGTCAGCTGAAGTTGATGGTTTGTTAAGTTCAGTTGAGGGTGCTAAATCTTTGAAGGATGCATCTAATGGTAGATTCCCAAATGATCATGTTAGGAATAAGGAAGAGAGGTTTACTAATCGAAATGCAAAACTAACTCCTGAAAATGACAGTGAAGTTAACAGTTTCTTAGATCCTCAGAGGGAAATTTCATTGCCATCTTTGCCCTCAAAATCTGCGGGGGCTGTAAATCCTGATACGAAGGAAGCACCACAAACTGGTAACCTTACTATCCGGATTGGGAAAGATAAAGGAAGAAGGCGAAGGAAAAGGAAAGGTGGATTTAAAGAATTGATTGAAGTTTCAAGTAGTCAAAGTGGAAATTCTACACCTTCATCCCCTCACTCCCCCACATCTGTAGCATCTAATCGCACATGGCCACTCTCCCCCGATGTGGAGCAATCCATTGAATCTAGGAATCCTTTTACACATTTGGCTAACCAAATCTGCGAGAAAGGTAAGGTTCCTCAACCTATTTCAAAAGCAAATGTGTTGGGACCTAAGGTTTCTGTGGAACATGTCAGCAACAACTGGTATTCTTCACAAGAGCAGCCTAGAATACCAAGGCAAAATGTTTCACAACCTGTTCTCTCGTACTCTGCTACTTTTCCTTGTGCTAGTAGGGCGACCGCCAGTACACGGAGCTCCTCTTCTCCTTTGGCTTCAATGTCTGTTATTGCTCCTTGTGCTCGAGCTCCAGGATCCAAACTCTCTGACCAGAAAATCATAAAAGCAGAAAGGAAGGGTagaatggaagatgaatatactTACGACATTTGGGGTGACCATTTTTCTGGACTCCATTTGAATGGTAGTTCAAGGGATGTTGTTGCAGTGAATTCCAGCACTACAGAAAATAACTCCGATAGTTTCTTTGTCAGGGGTCCACAAACCCTCATGGAAAAATCTCAACCAAGATCTGTAAGTTATTTCAATCGAGATGGGTAA